The Deltaproteobacteria bacterium DNA window GCGGAAGAAGATCTCGCCGTAACCGGCCAGTGCATCGACGCCTTCCTGAATCCGCGCGCCACCCGAGTCGTTCATGCCGACGACGGGGCAGCCCGACGCGAGCGCGAGGTCCTGCACCTTGGTGATTTTTTTCGCGTGCATCTCGCCGAGGCTTCCGCCCTGCGCCGTGAAGTCCTGCGAGAAGGCATAGACCGTGCGCCCGTTGACGAGGCCGAAGCCGGTGACGACGCCTTCGGCGGGGATGTCCTTGTCGGCCATGCCGAAAAACGTGGAGCGATGCTTCACGAAGGCGTCGAGCTCGGTGAATTCGCCGTTGTCGAACAGGAGCGCCATGCGCTCGCGGGCGGTGAGCTTGCCCGATTCCTTCTGGGCCGCCACGCGCGCCGCGCCGCCCATCTCTCGGATATCGCTCAGTTTTTTGACGAAATCGTCCTGTCGTTGTTTCGTCGTCGACAAGGCTCCCCTCCCGCGAAAACCGTCATCGGAATAACAGAATCAGGGTTGGACGCGCAATCAGGTCCAGATCATGAACTCGCGTTTCGGTAAAGATTCGACCGGCGCGAACGGGCTCACGCCGAGGGGTTCTTCGTCTCGTCCTTGGACTCCGGAACCGCCGGGGCGGGGATCTCCTTGTCGTCCTTGGTCGCTTTTTTGAACTCGCGCAGCCCCTTGCCGAGCCCCGCGCCGACCTCGGGCAATTTGCCGACCCCGAAGATGATCAGGATGATCACGAGGATGACGATCAGCTCGGTGGTTCCGATGCCCATGGCGGCCTCCTAGAAATACGGAGCGAGCAGGCCCCAGCCCAGGAACTCGTCCATCGTCGCAAACACGAGCACCGCGACGTAAAGACCGAGCCCAGCGAGGGCCAGGTTCGCGTAAAGTTTCGACTTTGCTTCGCTCACGTCGTCCGTCCCCAAAACGGGCCTGAAGGTTAGCACGCGCCTCGCCGACGTGTAAAGGACAGCGGGGGC harbors:
- the tatA gene encoding twin-arginine translocase TatA/TatE family subunit → MGIGTTELIVILVIILIIFGVGKLPEVGAGLGKGLREFKKATKDDKEIPAPAVPESKDETKNPSA